The following proteins come from a genomic window of Streptomyces sp. NBC_01716:
- the recX gene encoding recombination regulator RecX, whose protein sequence is MPYAKRRRTEQPGGSPDSSRAEKELPPQDPAERARGICLRLLTGTPRTRKQLADALEKRDIPADVAAEVLSRFEDVGLINDAAFADAWVESRHHGRGLARRALARELRTKGVDSDLIDEAVGQLDSDQEEATARELVARRLRSTRGMERDRRVRRLAGMLARKGYQQGLAMRVVKQALEAEGEDTEGLDEESVY, encoded by the coding sequence GTGCCTTACGCGAAGAGGCGGCGAACTGAACAGCCGGGCGGCAGCCCCGACTCGTCGAGGGCCGAGAAGGAGCTGCCGCCCCAGGATCCGGCTGAGCGGGCGCGGGGGATCTGTCTGCGCCTGCTCACCGGGACCCCTCGCACCCGCAAGCAGTTGGCGGACGCGCTGGAGAAGCGCGACATCCCCGCGGATGTCGCGGCGGAGGTCCTCTCCCGCTTCGAAGACGTGGGACTGATCAACGACGCGGCGTTCGCCGACGCGTGGGTGGAGTCCCGGCACCACGGCCGGGGCCTGGCCCGGCGCGCCCTGGCGCGTGAACTGCGCACCAAGGGGGTGGACTCCGATCTGATCGACGAGGCGGTGGGGCAGCTCGACTCCGATCAGGAGGAGGCGACCGCACGGGAGCTGGTCGCCCGCAGACTCCGCTCCACCCGCGGTATGGAGCGGGACAGGAGAGTGCGCAGGCTCGCGGGCATGCTGGCCCGCAAGGGATACCAGCAGGGCCTGGCCATGCGGGTGGTCAAGCAGGCGCTGGAGGCGGAGGGCGAGGACACGGAGGGACTGGACGAGGAGAGCGTCTACTGA
- a CDS encoding rhodanese-like domain-containing protein has product MSGGPGERPAPVGIDELLDRVREGLDRVEPREAFAAAEDGALLVDIRYAELRERDGLIPGALVVERNELEWRLDPQGSHRAAQATSHDLRVLVICNEGYASSLAAVSLRQLGLHRATDIVGGFQAWKAEGLPVSR; this is encoded by the coding sequence GTGAGCGGCGGGCCGGGCGAGCGGCCGGCGCCGGTGGGAATCGACGAACTGCTCGACCGGGTCCGCGAGGGACTCGACCGGGTCGAACCGCGTGAGGCCTTCGCCGCCGCCGAGGACGGTGCGCTGCTGGTCGACATACGGTACGCGGAGCTGCGGGAACGCGACGGGCTGATCCCCGGTGCGCTGGTCGTGGAACGCAACGAGCTGGAATGGCGCCTCGACCCGCAGGGCAGCCACCGGGCGGCGCAGGCCACGAGCCACGATCTGCGCGTCCTGGTGATCTGCAACGAGGGCTACGCGTCGAGTCTCGCGGCGGTCTCACTGCGCCAGTTGGGACTGCACCGCGCGACGGACATCGTCGGCGGCTTCCAGGCATGGAAGGCCGAAGGCCTCCCGGTCTCGCGCTGA
- a CDS encoding cysteine dioxygenase, whose protein sequence is MSPSLDTPAPTAPASTAAAPGAVGSPAPAPTASAAPSQAELLAFVRRTAADAELVSTLPLDPEGRTWIRLDGPAGSEAWIIGWPPGTGTGWHDHGGSYGAFATAGGALQEDSLAARLPTEGWKTLELAEGVDRARKLAKGDARAFGSHHVHEVRNESDSVHAVSVHAYYPPLPLMRRYSRTGAVLRLEQVERPQEWQ, encoded by the coding sequence ATGTCTCCCTCTCTCGACACCCCCGCGCCCACTGCCCCGGCGTCAACCGCCGCCGCTCCCGGGGCTGTTGGTTCCCCCGCTCCGGCGCCCACGGCCTCGGCTGCTCCCTCGCAGGCCGAACTGCTGGCCTTCGTCCGGCGTACGGCGGCCGACGCCGAGCTTGTCTCCACCCTCCCCCTCGACCCCGAGGGCCGTACGTGGATCCGTCTGGACGGCCCCGCCGGCAGCGAGGCGTGGATCATCGGCTGGCCGCCCGGCACCGGGACCGGCTGGCACGACCACGGTGGCTCGTACGGCGCCTTCGCCACGGCGGGAGGAGCGCTCCAGGAGGACTCGCTGGCCGCCCGGCTGCCGACGGAGGGCTGGAAGACGCTGGAGCTGGCCGAAGGGGTCGACCGGGCACGGAAGTTGGCGAAGGGCGACGCCAGGGCGTTCGGCAGTCACCATGTGCACGAGGTGCGCAACGAGTCGGACTCGGTGCACGCCGTTTCGGTGCACGCCTACTATCCGCCGCTGCCGTTGATGCGCCGCTACAGCCGCACCGGCGCTGTGCTCCGCCTTGAGCAGGTCGAGCGTCCGCAGGAGTGGCAGTGA
- a CDS encoding sensor histidine kinase, whose protein sequence is MHSPSLWQALRAPRYLRGRWPWRSAAYLLSGVLVGFATLVSLLLLAVTGGALAVVVIGLPLLLMFALAGIPLAALERRRLRLIDPAVLADPHREPDGTGLAAWVRVRLKEPATWRELGYALLFAFVLWPLEALVVGTVLVVCGGLLATPVVMATVGGGEEVRVLKIWLAHSYPQAFAAALAGALLLPVLAYPLGVVAAGRAALTRALLSSREAAVDSRIEELGRSRMRLVDAFEAERRRIERDLHDGAQQRLVALSMTLGLARLENPGEPLEGLLAKAHDEAGTALVEIRELIRGIHPQVLTDRGLKDAVEDIADRSTVPVDVRFELPGRLPEPVETAAYFAVSEALANVAKHSGADRARVRGEIASGELVVEVRDEGAGGADFSGGTGLQGVADRISVLDGHLLVSSPAGGPTVFRVRIPCRPAGTATSAEPAVPATIPTAPAAAPTRTRT, encoded by the coding sequence ATGCACTCCCCCAGCCTCTGGCAGGCGCTCCGGGCGCCCCGTTACCTCCGCGGCAGGTGGCCGTGGCGCTCCGCGGCGTATCTGCTGAGCGGCGTTCTCGTCGGCTTCGCGACCCTGGTCTCACTGCTCCTGCTGGCGGTCACGGGCGGCGCGCTGGCGGTGGTCGTCATCGGCCTGCCGCTGCTGTTGATGTTCGCCCTCGCGGGCATCCCGCTGGCCGCGCTGGAGCGTCGCAGGCTGCGGCTGATCGACCCCGCTGTACTGGCCGATCCGCACCGCGAGCCGGACGGCACCGGCCTCGCCGCCTGGGTACGGGTCCGTCTCAAGGAGCCCGCCACGTGGCGGGAGTTGGGCTACGCGCTGCTCTTCGCGTTCGTGCTGTGGCCGTTGGAGGCGCTGGTCGTCGGGACGGTGCTCGTCGTCTGCGGCGGCCTGCTGGCCACGCCCGTCGTCATGGCCACGGTCGGCGGGGGCGAGGAGGTCCGCGTACTGAAGATCTGGCTGGCCCACTCGTACCCGCAGGCGTTCGCCGCGGCGCTGGCCGGTGCGCTCCTGCTGCCCGTCCTCGCCTACCCGCTGGGGGTGGTGGCCGCCGGGCGTGCGGCGTTGACCAGAGCGCTGCTGTCGTCCCGTGAGGCGGCAGTCGATTCGCGTATCGAGGAGCTGGGCCGTTCCCGGATGCGGCTGGTGGACGCCTTCGAGGCGGAACGCCGCCGGATCGAGCGCGATCTCCACGACGGCGCGCAGCAGCGCCTGGTGGCCCTGTCGATGACGCTCGGACTCGCGAGGCTGGAGAACCCCGGCGAGCCGCTGGAGGGCCTCCTGGCGAAAGCACACGACGAGGCGGGCACCGCCCTGGTGGAGATCAGGGAGCTGATCCGGGGCATCCACCCGCAGGTGCTCACCGACCGGGGGCTGAAGGACGCCGTCGAGGACATCGCCGACCGGTCGACGGTGCCGGTCGACGTACGGTTCGAGCTGCCGGGGCGGCTGCCCGAACCCGTCGAGACGGCGGCGTACTTCGCGGTCTCCGAGGCGCTCGCGAACGTCGCCAAGCACAGCGGGGCCGACCGCGCGCGGGTGCGCGGCGAGATCGCCAGCGGCGAGCTCGTCGTGGAGGTGAGGGACGAGGGCGCGGGCGGCGCGGACTTCTCCGGCGGCACCGGCCTCCAGGGAGTCGCGGACCGTATCTCGGTGCTCGACGGCCATCTGCTGGTCTCCAGCCCCGCCGGCGGACCCACCGTGTTCCGCGTACGGATCCCCTGCCGGCCCGCCGGCACCGCCACGAGCGCCGAACCGGCCGTCCCCGCCACCATTCCCACCGCTCCCGCCGCCGCTCCCACCCGGACGAGGACCTGA
- a CDS encoding putative leader peptide yields the protein MRLWRRVHMDLVRYAGCVCRPSC from the coding sequence GTGCGCCTGTGGCGGAGGGTCCATATGGACCTGGTCCGCTACGCGGGCTGCGTGTGTCGTCCGTCCTGCTGA
- a CDS encoding response regulator transcription factor: MSRIVLAEDSVLLRDGLRGLLERFGHTVVAEAGTADELTAAVAEHRPDIVVTDVRMPPGFSDEGLRAALELRERQPELPILVLSQYVQRAYAEELLDSSDGTSVGYLLKERIGHVEEFVDAVRRVAEGATVVDPEVVRQLLRHRRDPLSRLTPREQEVLALMAEGRSNAAVGEALHVSEGTVSKHFGSILTKLDLSLTDATNRRVLAVLAYLRG; the protein is encoded by the coding sequence ATGTCGCGCATCGTGCTGGCCGAGGACAGCGTGCTCCTGCGGGACGGACTCAGGGGCCTGCTCGAACGCTTCGGGCACACGGTCGTCGCGGAGGCCGGGACCGCCGACGAGCTGACCGCCGCGGTGGCGGAGCACCGGCCCGACATCGTGGTGACGGACGTACGCATGCCGCCGGGCTTCTCGGACGAAGGGCTGCGGGCCGCACTGGAGTTGCGTGAGCGGCAGCCGGAACTGCCCATCCTGGTACTGAGCCAGTACGTGCAGCGCGCGTACGCCGAGGAGCTGCTCGACTCCTCGGACGGCACCAGTGTCGGCTATCTGCTCAAGGAGCGGATCGGGCACGTCGAGGAGTTCGTCGACGCCGTCCGCCGCGTCGCCGAGGGAGCCACGGTCGTGGACCCCGAGGTCGTACGGCAGTTGCTCAGGCACCGGCGCGACCCCCTGTCGAGGCTGACGCCGCGTGAACAGGAAGTACTGGCGCTGATGGCGGAGGGCAGGTCCAACGCCGCCGTCGGCGAGGCGCTGCACGTCAGCGAGGGAACGGTGAGCAAGCACTTCGGCAGCATCCTCACCAAACTCGACCTCTCACTGACCGACGCGACGAACCGACGCGTCCTTGCCGTGCTCGCCTACCTGCGCGGCTGA
- the recA gene encoding recombinase RecA has translation MAGSDREKALDAALAQIERQFGKGAVMRLGERPNEPIEVIPTGSTALDVALGVGGIPRGRVVEVYGPESSGKTTLTLHAVANAQRAGGTVAFVDAEHALDPEYAKKLGVDIDSLLLSQPDNGEQALEIVDMLVRSGALDLIVIDSVAALVPRAEIEGEMGDSHVGLQARLMSQALRKITSALNQSKTTAIFINQLREKIGVMFGSPETTTGGRALKFYASVRLDIRRIETLKDGTDAVGNRTRVKVVKNKVAPPFKQAEFDILYGQGISREGGLIDMGVEEGFVRKAGAWYTYEGDQLGQGKENARNFLKDNPDLADEIEKKILEKLGVGVKPEEPGAEPGADAAGGSAAAGAPAGAPAKTVPAPATKAKSAKAAAAKS, from the coding sequence ATGGCAGGATCCGACCGCGAGAAGGCGCTGGACGCCGCTCTCGCCCAAATTGAACGGCAATTCGGCAAGGGCGCGGTGATGCGCCTCGGCGAGCGGCCGAACGAGCCCATCGAGGTCATCCCCACCGGGTCGACCGCACTCGACGTCGCGCTCGGAGTCGGCGGCATCCCGCGTGGCCGCGTGGTGGAGGTGTACGGGCCGGAGTCCTCCGGCAAGACGACGCTGACGCTGCACGCGGTGGCGAACGCCCAGCGGGCGGGCGGCACGGTGGCCTTCGTGGACGCGGAGCACGCCCTCGACCCGGAGTACGCGAAGAAGCTCGGCGTCGACATCGACAGCCTGCTGCTGTCCCAGCCGGACAACGGTGAACAGGCCCTGGAGATCGTGGACATGCTGGTCCGCTCCGGGGCGCTCGATCTCATCGTCATCGACTCCGTCGCGGCCCTGGTGCCGCGCGCGGAGATCGAGGGCGAGATGGGCGACTCGCACGTAGGTCTTCAGGCGCGGCTGATGAGCCAGGCGCTCCGGAAGATCACCAGCGCGCTCAACCAGTCCAAGACCACGGCCATCTTCATCAACCAGCTCCGCGAGAAGATCGGCGTGATGTTCGGCTCGCCGGAAACCACGACCGGTGGCCGGGCGCTCAAGTTCTACGCCTCGGTGCGGCTCGACATCCGTCGTATCGAGACGCTGAAGGACGGCACCGACGCCGTCGGCAACCGCACCCGCGTCAAGGTCGTCAAGAACAAGGTCGCGCCGCCCTTCAAGCAGGCCGAGTTCGACATCCTCTACGGCCAGGGGATCAGCCGCGAGGGCGGTCTGATCGACATGGGCGTGGAGGAGGGCTTCGTCCGCAAGGCCGGCGCCTGGTACACGTACGAGGGCGACCAGCTGGGCCAGGGCAAGGAGAACGCCCGCAACTTCCTCAAGGACAACCCCGATCTCGCCGACGAGATCGAGAAGAAGATCCTGGAGAAGCTGGGTGTCGGCGTCAAGCCGGAGGAGCCCGGGGCCGAGCCCGGAGCGGACGCGGCCGGTGGCTCGGCCGCCGCCGGAGCCCCGGCCGGTGCCCCGGCCAAGACGGTGCCCGCTCCCGCCACCAAGGCCAAGTCGGCCAAGGCGGCGGCGGCAAAGAGCTAG
- a CDS encoding DUF3046 domain-containing protein: protein MRLTIFWERMADHFGPAYADSFARDHVMAELGGRTVHEALDAGWEAKDVWRAVCTAMGVPADKR from the coding sequence ATGCGGCTGACGATTTTCTGGGAACGGATGGCGGACCACTTCGGCCCCGCGTACGCGGACTCCTTCGCCCGCGACCATGTGATGGCCGAGTTGGGCGGCCGTACTGTGCACGAGGCCCTCGACGCGGGCTGGGAGGCCAAGGACGTCTGGAGGGCGGTCTGCACCGCCATGGGAGTGCCCGCCGACAAACGGTGA
- a CDS encoding AzlD domain-containing protein gives MSIWIAIGLTAVGCYLVKLLGLLVPAGVLERPLVQRLSALLPVALLAALTAQQAFGGADGALVVDARVAGLAAAGLALVLRAPFLVVITAAVAVTAGVRALGG, from the coding sequence TTGAGTATCTGGATCGCCATTGGACTGACCGCGGTCGGCTGCTACCTCGTCAAACTGCTCGGACTGCTCGTACCGGCGGGCGTCCTGGAACGCCCCCTCGTCCAGCGGCTGTCCGCACTCCTGCCCGTCGCGCTGCTGGCGGCTCTCACGGCGCAGCAGGCCTTCGGCGGCGCAGACGGCGCGCTGGTCGTCGACGCCAGGGTGGCCGGTCTCGCCGCGGCGGGGCTCGCGCTGGTGCTGCGTGCCCCGTTCCTGGTCGTCATCACGGCAGCGGTCGCGGTGACCGCGGGAGTACGCGCTCTCGGCGGCTGA
- a CDS encoding AI-2E family transporter: MPRWLPRAMVLALVLVACFQLGTWAFQQLLSLLINILIAFFLALAVEPAVSRMASHGLRRGLATFLVFFAVLIASVGFVVLLGSMLAGQIIEIVEDFPNYLDSLINWINENFRTELSRVAVQDSLLHSDWLQRYVQNSASGVLDISTTVLGGLFRLLTIFLFSFYFAADGPRLRRTVCSVLPPAKQAEVLRAWEIAVDKTGGYIYSRGLMALISGVAHYILLEILGIPYAPVLAVWVGLVSQFLPTIGTYLAGALPMLIAFTVAPWYALWVLGFVVIYQQFENYVLQPKLTARTVDIHPAVAFGSVVAGTALLGAVGALIAIPAVATLQAFLGAYVKRYDVTDDPRVHGHRRRGSGRARARMRRALRGGALRRGSLRRGSPRVPPPRADGGS, from the coding sequence ATGCCCCGCTGGCTGCCTCGCGCCATGGTGCTGGCGCTGGTGCTCGTCGCCTGCTTCCAGTTGGGCACGTGGGCCTTCCAGCAGCTCCTCTCGCTGCTGATCAACATCCTGATCGCCTTCTTCCTGGCCCTGGCCGTCGAGCCGGCCGTCAGCCGGATGGCATCGCACGGTCTGCGGCGCGGACTCGCCACCTTCCTCGTCTTCTTCGCGGTGCTGATCGCGAGCGTCGGCTTCGTCGTCCTGCTCGGCTCGATGCTCGCGGGGCAGATCATCGAGATCGTCGAGGACTTCCCCAACTACCTCGACTCACTCATCAACTGGATCAACGAGAACTTCCGCACCGAACTGTCGCGCGTGGCCGTCCAGGACAGCCTGCTCCACTCCGACTGGCTCCAGAGATACGTCCAGAACAGCGCGAGCGGTGTGCTCGACATCTCGACCACCGTGCTCGGCGGTCTCTTCCGGCTCCTGACGATCTTCCTGTTCTCGTTCTACTTCGCCGCCGACGGGCCGCGGCTGCGCCGCACCGTGTGCTCCGTCCTGCCCCCGGCCAAGCAGGCCGAGGTGCTGCGCGCCTGGGAGATCGCGGTCGACAAGACCGGCGGCTACATCTACTCACGCGGGCTGATGGCCCTCATCTCCGGCGTCGCTCACTACATCCTCCTGGAGATCCTCGGGATCCCGTACGCGCCGGTGCTCGCGGTGTGGGTGGGCCTCGTCTCGCAGTTCCTGCCGACCATCGGCACCTATCTGGCCGGCGCCCTGCCGATGCTGATCGCCTTCACGGTGGCCCCGTGGTACGCGCTGTGGGTGCTCGGATTCGTCGTGATCTACCAGCAGTTCGAGAACTATGTCCTTCAGCCCAAACTCACCGCCAGGACGGTCGACATCCACCCCGCTGTGGCCTTCGGCTCCGTCGTCGCCGGTACGGCGCTGCTCGGTGCCGTCGGCGCGCTGATCGCCATCCCCGCGGTGGCGACGCTGCAGGCCTTCCTCGGGGCGTACGTGAAGCGGTACGACGTGACGGACGACCCGCGCGTGCACGGGCACCGGCGCCGTGGCAGCGGGCGCGCGCGGGCGCGGATGCGCCGGGCGCTGCGAGGTGGCGCGCTGCGGCGCGGTTCGCTGCGTCGCGGCAGCCCGCGTGTGCCGCCGCCCCGCGCGGACGGCGGCTCCTGA
- a CDS encoding ABC transporter ATP-binding protein: MTSIAAHDNAPDGLLTEDMAVRLSSVTRSYGKGTAAVTALDRVTLDIPKGTFTAVMGPSGSGKSTLLQCTAGLDRPTSGTVMLGDRDLTSLSENKLTLLRRERIGFVFQAFNLLPSLTAEQNVALPLRLAGRRPKRGAVLDVLERVGLRDRAGHRPSELSGGQQQRVALARALVTRPDVLFGDEPTGALDSRTGREVLTLLRGMVDGGQTVIMVTHDPMAASYADRVLFLADGRVRGAFDSPTADRVAERMTALAVAPC, from the coding sequence ATGACCAGCATCGCCGCCCACGACAACGCCCCGGACGGCCTTCTCACGGAGGACATGGCGGTCCGGCTCAGTTCCGTCACCCGGTCCTACGGGAAGGGCACGGCGGCGGTGACCGCGCTCGACCGGGTCACCCTCGACATACCCAAGGGGACCTTCACCGCCGTCATGGGGCCCTCGGGCTCAGGCAAGTCCACCCTGCTCCAGTGCACGGCCGGACTGGACCGGCCCACCAGCGGGACTGTGATGCTCGGGGACCGCGACCTGACCTCGCTCAGTGAGAACAAACTGACCCTGCTGCGGCGCGAACGCATCGGCTTCGTCTTCCAGGCGTTCAACCTGCTTCCCTCGCTCACCGCCGAACAGAACGTCGCGCTCCCGCTGCGCCTGGCCGGCCGGCGACCGAAACGGGGCGCCGTTCTCGACGTGCTGGAGCGGGTGGGGCTGCGTGACCGCGCGGGGCACCGGCCGAGCGAGCTCTCCGGCGGCCAGCAGCAGCGGGTGGCGCTCGCCAGGGCGCTCGTCACCCGCCCCGACGTGCTCTTCGGGGACGAGCCGACGGGGGCGCTGGACTCCAGGACCGGCCGGGAGGTCCTGACCCTGCTGCGCGGCATGGTCGACGGGGGCCAGACAGTGATCATGGTGACGCACGACCCGATGGCGGCGTCGTACGCGGACCGGGTCCTTTTCCTGGCCGACGGCCGCGTACGGGGCGCTTTCGACTCACCGACCGCGGACCGGGTCGCCGAGCGGATGACCGCCCTGGCGGTGGCCCCGTGCTGA
- a CDS encoding ABC transporter permease, whose amino-acid sequence MLRLTLQGMRARWVTFTGSFVALALGVGLIAATGLALAATFEAPHRGPERFAAAPVVVRASDTLRVSTPIGDRTRRLAEPRAVPDGLAAELARLGRTVEDRTFPVSFADASSGGGATDRADGAADGDGAVGHPWSVAAATPYRLTGGRAPATSDEIVVAEAPRAEERADGGVEVGDRVRVVTPDGADDRTVVGTVGATDFENAVFFTDAEAAQLSPRISALVVHADATAVRKAVRATADDAQDDDAAADARSGFEVLTGDERRRADPDPDRDSEALVAVNALLGTAAGITCFVSVFVVASTFAFAVAQRRREFGLLRTAGATPRQLRRTVFAEAVLVAVPASATGCLLGVLGAPRIAAWLVGNGVAPSWFAIGDQTWPLHTAFWTGLCVAMAGVLTSSWRAGRIKPTEALREAAVDSRAMPPSRRLLGALVLLAGLGLLVWSLANDPGEALKRKTYLTRPMLLIVGFALYAPVLVPPLVRLVTWLPARLPGATGLLARANAATGVRRTAAVAAPVLITVALAASLLGTTATINEAKATEAATQTSADYVVAVPGEDGALPAAFVTRARSIPGTAVSASRSTAVTALEEDVALVTSEARAVDPADLAAVSRLPVASGRVADLDDGGIVVNEEWRERTVGQRVRVWLGDGREATLRIVAVLRTGTGDNGVYVTPRNAPGATVDRVDIKLRDGADAAAVDAALHEAGRATGTTVLTKDAWLERSHPRSSESTRLGMLLILGIALLYTGIALVNTLVMATSDRVGDLAVLRLTGTTKPQVLRLVTAEALLVVAVGSLLGAAVAGLNLLGLRGALALLSVRSPLVVPWGSLGSMVAASAVLAVVAAVLPALAALRTRPVEVAGTRE is encoded by the coding sequence GTGCTGAGGCTGACGCTTCAGGGCATGCGGGCCCGTTGGGTCACCTTCACCGGGTCGTTCGTCGCCCTCGCCCTCGGTGTGGGGCTCATCGCCGCCACCGGGCTCGCGCTGGCGGCCACGTTCGAGGCCCCGCACCGGGGGCCGGAGCGCTTCGCCGCGGCCCCGGTGGTCGTCAGGGCGTCCGACACCCTGCGGGTCTCCACGCCGATCGGCGACCGTACGCGGCGGCTCGCCGAACCCCGCGCGGTGCCGGACGGCCTGGCCGCCGAACTCGCGCGGCTCGGCCGCACCGTCGAGGACCGGACGTTCCCGGTGTCGTTCGCCGACGCATCCTCGGGAGGAGGTGCCACCGACAGGGCGGACGGGGCGGCTGACGGAGACGGTGCGGTGGGACATCCGTGGTCGGTCGCGGCGGCCACGCCGTACCGGCTCACGGGCGGACGCGCGCCCGCGACATCCGACGAGATCGTCGTCGCCGAGGCACCCCGTGCGGAGGAGCGGGCCGACGGCGGCGTGGAGGTCGGCGACCGCGTGCGGGTCGTGACCCCGGACGGTGCCGACGACCGCACCGTCGTCGGCACCGTGGGCGCGACGGACTTCGAGAACGCCGTGTTCTTCACCGATGCCGAAGCAGCCCAACTCTCGCCCCGTATCTCCGCGTTGGTGGTGCATGCGGACGCGACGGCCGTACGGAAGGCCGTACGGGCGACCGCCGACGACGCCCAGGACGACGACGCCGCCGCCGACGCCCGATCCGGGTTCGAGGTCCTGACCGGCGACGAACGGCGCAGGGCCGACCCCGACCCGGACCGCGACAGCGAGGCCCTGGTCGCGGTCAACGCGCTGCTGGGCACGGCGGCGGGCATCACCTGCTTCGTCTCGGTCTTCGTGGTGGCGTCGACCTTCGCCTTCGCCGTGGCCCAGCGCAGACGTGAGTTCGGTCTGCTCCGTACGGCGGGCGCCACTCCACGGCAGCTACGGCGGACGGTGTTCGCCGAGGCGGTCCTCGTCGCCGTGCCGGCCTCGGCCACCGGCTGCCTGCTCGGCGTCCTCGGCGCACCGCGGATCGCCGCGTGGCTGGTCGGAAACGGCGTCGCACCGTCCTGGTTCGCGATCGGCGACCAGACCTGGCCGCTGCACACGGCCTTCTGGACGGGCCTGTGCGTGGCGATGGCCGGCGTCCTGACGTCCTCCTGGCGGGCGGGCCGGATCAAGCCCACAGAGGCGCTGCGTGAGGCGGCGGTCGACAGCCGAGCGATGCCCCCGAGCCGTCGGCTGCTCGGAGCCCTCGTCCTGCTGGCCGGCCTGGGACTGCTCGTATGGTCGCTGGCCAACGATCCCGGCGAGGCCCTCAAGAGGAAGACCTACCTCACCCGGCCGATGCTGCTGATCGTCGGCTTCGCCCTGTACGCGCCCGTGCTCGTGCCGCCGCTGGTCAGGCTCGTCACCTGGCTGCCCGCCCGGCTGCCGGGTGCCACCGGTCTGCTGGCGCGGGCGAACGCGGCCACCGGGGTGCGCCGTACGGCGGCCGTCGCCGCTCCCGTCCTGATCACCGTCGCGCTCGCCGCCTCCCTCCTGGGTACGACCGCGACGATCAACGAGGCCAAGGCCACCGAGGCCGCGACGCAGACGAGCGCCGACTACGTGGTGGCGGTGCCGGGCGAGGACGGCGCGCTGCCTGCCGCGTTCGTGACGCGCGCGCGGAGCATTCCAGGCACGGCCGTGAGCGCCTCCCGCTCCACCGCCGTGACCGCCCTCGAAGAGGACGTTGCCCTCGTGACGTCCGAGGCCAGAGCCGTGGACCCGGCGGATCTCGCGGCGGTGTCCCGGCTGCCCGTGGCGTCCGGCCGGGTGGCCGATCTCGACGACGGCGGCATCGTCGTCAACGAGGAGTGGCGGGAACGGACGGTCGGGCAGCGGGTGAGGGTCTGGCTGGGCGACGGCCGCGAGGCGACCCTGCGGATCGTGGCGGTGCTCCGGACCGGCACCGGCGACAACGGTGTGTACGTCACCCCGCGCAACGCCCCCGGCGCCACGGTCGATCGCGTCGACATCAAGCTGCGGGACGGCGCGGACGCCGCGGCCGTTGACGCCGCGCTGCACGAGGCGGGCCGGGCGACCGGGACGACCGTCCTCACGAAGGACGCGTGGCTGGAGCGGAGCCACCCCCGCTCCAGCGAGAGCACCCGGCTGGGGATGCTGCTGATTCTCGGGATCGCCCTGCTCTACACCGGGATCGCGCTGGTGAACACCCTGGTCATGGCGACCTCCGACCGGGTGGGCGACCTCGCGGTGCTCCGGCTCACCGGTACGACCAAACCGCAGGTGCTCCGCCTCGTCACGGCCGAGGCCCTGTTGGTCGTGGCCGTGGGCTCGCTCCTCGGCGCCGCCGTGGCCGGCCTGAATCTCCTCGGCCTGCGAGGCGCCCTCGCGCTGCTCTCCGTCCGGTCGCCCCTGGTCGTGCCCTGGGGGAGCCTGGGCTCGATGGTGGCGGCGAGCGCCGTACTGGCGGTGGTGGCCGCCGTCCTGCCGGCACTGGCCGCGCTGCGCACGAGACCGGTCGAAGTCGCGGGGACGCGCGAGTAG